The following is a genomic window from Stenotrophomonas maltophilia.
TTGAAGCGGCGCGTGCCGGTGAAGCCGGTCGTGGCTTCGCAGTGGTGGCCGACGAGGTCCGCAACCTGTCCGAACGCTCGACCACCTTCAACGAGCAGATCCGCAAGCTGGCGCACAGCTCCAAGGACGCCATCGCCAAGGTGCGCGAGACGGTCTCGCACATGGCCTCGCGTGACATGGACCGCTCCCGCGAAGCACGCCAGGAAGCGGCGGCGATGCTCGACAACGTGGCCCAGATCAACGCCTCGCTGGGCGACGGCATGCGCGAAGTGTCCGAGTGCGCCCGTTCGATCGATGGCAGCGTGGCCGAGGCCGTGCGCGCCCTGCAGTTCGAGGACATCGCCACCCAGGCCCTGGGCGGCGTGCATACCCACCTGGACCGCCTGACCGCGATCAACCGCGAAGCGGTGGCCCTGCAGGAACTGCTGCATCGCAATGGCGGCGTGTTCGACGAAGAGATCGCCACCGCCCTGCAGCGCACCGGCAGCCGCCTGCGCGAACTGCGCAGCGAGTGGGAGCGCCCGCCGCACAAGCCGGTTGCCCAGCAGAGCATGGGCGCCGGCACCGTCGAGCTGTTCTGATCCTGATGTCCGCTGCCGTTGCCGGCAGCCCGCAAGGCCCCGGTCATTCCGGGGCCTTTGCCTGTACCCTGCCGTTGGATGCAACCTGTACGCGCACCATGACCCTGATCCGCGCCCTGCCCTCCCTCACCGATACCGAGCGCCCGCGCAACGCGAGCGTGCGTGAGCAGCTGCAGCAGCTGGAAGAGGTCGCCCGCGAAGAGATCCGCGAACTGCAGCAGCTGGCCGACGCGCGCCCCGCCCCCTTGCCTGCGGGCGAAGAACTGCTCGGACTGGCTTGGGACCTGGGGCTGGACGGTGAAGCGCTGAGGTAGATCCACGCCATGCGTGGATGGCTTTACCGCCACCCGCTGCAGCCCCATGGCATGATCCACCCACGTCGCCTACGACTGGACACGGAGTGTCGTCCCATGAGCACCATGTTCATGACCTGGCTGGGATTTGCCGCGATGGTGCTGATCGCCGTCACTTTCACCTGGCGCCCCGCCTACGCCACCTTGCGGCCTCCCCGGCATCGACTGGTCGCATTCCTGTTCGGCAGCCAGCTATTCCTGCTGATGGCCTTCCTGGCTGCCTGGGCGGCGGCAACGGCCATCGATACCGGTCACGTCCATCTAAGCCATCACCCTAAGCCATCACCGCTACGGCACCATTGATGTGCGGCGCGAGATCGAGGCGACGACCTGTTGGCTGATCATCGTGGCGGAGTACGTGCTCGGGCTGCTGATCGCCAGGTATTCGATTGCAGGCATCGCATTGATGAACCGTTAGATCCACGCCATGCATGGATGATCGCGCGCGCGCCTCAGTGCCGACCAACGGTCGGCACCCACCAGAGCAGTCATCCGGCACCCAACAGAGCGGGTTGTCAGCGCACCAGCACCACTTCGCCGCTGGCGTCGGTGCGCATCGGCATCGGGTGTTGCTGGCGCAGCCACTGCGCCAGGTCGCGCGGGCTGAGCGGGCGCGAGTACAGGTAACCCTGGATCTCGTCGCAGCCCTGGCGGCGCAGCATGTCTTCTTCCTGATGCGTTTCCACGCCTTCGGCCACCACCTTCATGCCCAGCGCATGGCCCAGGTGCACGATGGCCTGGGTCACTTCGGCCGTACCCGAGTCGTGCAGCATGCCCTGCACGAAGCTGCGGTCGATCTTCAGGCGCCCCACCGGGAAGCGGTTGAGGTAGTTGAGGTTGGAGAAGCCGGTCCCGAAATCATCCACCGCCAGCGGCACGCCGTGACGTTCGAGTACATCAAAGCAGTGGCGCAGGATGTCGGTGTCACGAATCAGGGCCGACTCGGTCAGCTCCAGTTCCAGCCGCTGCGGCGGCCAGCCATGGGCGTGGCAGATCTCGATCACGCGCTCGGCAAAGCCACGGTCGCGCAGCTGCACGGCCGATACGTTCACTGCAATGCGGTCAAAGCGCAGTCCGGCCCGATCCCAGGCAGCGGCCTGACGGCATGCCTCGCCCAGCACCCAGTCACCGATGCGTACGATCTCGCCACATTTCTCGGCAATGGGGATGAACTCGGCCGGGCTGCAATAGCCAATCCCAGGCCGATGCCAGCGCAGTAGCGCCTCGATCGCCGGTGGCTCACCCTGGTGGGCGTGCAGCAATGGCTGGTAGGCCAGGCTGAACTCTTCGCGCTCGATCGCGCCATGCAGGGCATGCTCGATCTCCAGCCGGCGCTGGATGCGGGCCAGGGCGTCCTGGCTGTAGTACTGGTAGGTATTGCGCCCCGCTTCCTTGGCTGCATACATCGCCGCATCGGCGGCGCGCAGCAGGGAATCGAAGTCGGTCTGCGCATCACCCAGCATCGCGATGCCGACGCTGGCGCCCACCTTGAGGGTGGTCTCGCCCCGGCGCAGCGGCTCGGCCAGCGAGGCGATCAGCTTGCGCGCCACGTGGCCGGCGTCTTCCGGCTCGGCCAGATCGCGCAGCACCACGATGAACTCGTCGCCGCTGAAGCGGCCGAACAGGTCATTGTTGCGCAGGTTCTGGTGCAGGCGGGTGGCGGCGGCCTTCAGCAGCGCATCGCCAGTGGCGTGGCCGAAGCTGTCATTGATGGTCTTGAAGCCATCCAGGTCGATGAACAGCATCGCCAGCGAAGTGCCGCGATCGCGCGCTTCCTCGATGGCCTCAGCGGTCTGCTCGCCGAGCAGCACCCGGTTGGGCAGACCGGTCAGCAGATCATAATGGGCCAACAGCTCGATGCGCTCGTTGGCCTCGCGTTCGCGGGTGATGTCACGGAACAGCACCACGAAGCGCGCTGGCAGGCCGTCGCGCCGGTCCAGCTCGATCAGCACCTGTACCCACACGCGCAGGCCCGACTGGCGATAGAAGCACAGGTCCAGTTGCTCGGGCAGCCCGCCGTCGGCAATACGAGCCAGCGCGGCTTCGAAGGCGTTGCGCGAATCTTCGGTGTACAGCGCCAGCGCCTGGTCGAGGGTGATCGGTTCCTTGCGCAGGCCGTGGATGCGGTAGCACTCCTCGGTCCACTGCATGTGCCGGGTCTGCACTTCGATCTCGCAGCCGCCGATGCGTCCCAGCGCGGAAACGCGGTTGAGCAGCTCGGTACGCCAGCGGATCAGCGCATCGGTCTGGTGCTGCTCGGTGATGTTCTGCACCTGGCCCAGCAGGCGCTTGGGCTGACCGTCCATGTCCAGCAGCGGCTGCATCCACAGGCGCAGATGCTGCGAGGGTTCGTTGCCGCGGGTCAGCTCCAGCTCCAGATTGGCAGCACGGCCATCGCGCCACAGGCGCCGCCACGCCGCGCGCAACGCCCCGCGCGATCGTGGATGCAGGTGCTTGAGCCAGCGCCGCTGGCCGGGTACGGCGCCCTGCCCCAGGGCCAGCAGCGAGCGCAGCTCCGGCGACCACCAGAAATGCCCCGTGTTGGGATCGAACGACCAGCTGCCCATGCTGGCAATGCGCTGGGCTTCGCTCAGATGCAGCTGCTGCTCCTGCAACAGCGCCTCCAGCTGCTTCTGCTGCTCGATATCGGTATGCGTGCCGACCATCCGCAACGGCTGGCCATCGGCGGTACGCGCCACCACGCGGCCACGGTCCAGCACCCAGCGCCACTGACCGTCGGCCTGGCGGAAACGGAACTGTGCGCTGTACTGCTCGCTCAGGCCGCGCAGATGTTCGTCCAGCGCAGCGCGGACCTGCACGATGTCATCGCCATGCACACGCGAGAGCATGGCGGTGGCGGTTTCATCACCCAACGCAGGTGTCCGCGCCACCCGGTCACTGGGGATGTCCCAGTCCCACAGGCTGTGGCCGGCGCTGTCCAGTGCCAGCTCCCAGCGCCCGCCCCCATCCACTGGAACCGGCTCGGGAATGCTCAGGGTGAAGGCCAGCAGATTGCCGGCACCGTCATGCACGGCGCGCAGGTGGCCATCGAAATGACCGCGCGGGCCGCCCGGCAGCGTGCAGGCCACGATGCCGCCATCGGCCGCCATCAGCCGCAGATCTTCCAGCATCGGGGCGTACGCGGCCACGGTGGCCGGCAGCCCATGCTCGCGCGCGGCCGGGTTGGCCGCCAGCGGGCGGCCGGTACGGTCGACGATGACCAGTGCCGACGCAAGCGGGTGCTGCAGCAGGCTGGCGATGATCCCTTGGTCCACGCGATCTTGCTCCGGATGACACGCCCGTCAGCGGGGCACGCAGTGGTTAACGGCCCCTGCGGCGGATAATTGAGTGGCCAGGGCACACCTGCGCGGTAAGATGGCCGGCGCCCCCTTCTTCCGCCCCGTCCATGCCCGCAGAACCGACCGGCAACGCCCCTGCTCCCGACCCGCGGATGGCGCAGGCGTTGAGCCGCGACCGGCGGCGGGTGGTGCTGAGCTACCTGGTGATGGCGCTGGCCTGGATGATCTCCACCGACAGCGCGGTGCAGGCGTTCATCCCCGATCCGCAGCAGGCGGCATTGTGGCAGGGGCTGAAGGGCTCGTTCTTCGCACTGGCCAGTGCGGGACTGCTGTACCTGCTGCTGCGCCCGCTGGCCGAACACGTGCTGCATACCCACGCCCGCCAGCAGGCCTCGGAGCTGCGCCTGCGGCAGATGTTCGAAGGCAACCCCGGCCCGATCCTGGTCTACGACCTGGACACGCTGGCCATCCTCGATGCCAACCCGGCCGCCTGCAGCGCCTTCGGCTGGGAGCGCGAGGAACTGCTGGAACAGACCATCGACGCGCTGTGGCCGCCGGGCCAGGACCAGGCCCTGCAGACCAAGCTGGAAGCCATCCGCGAGGCACCCGAGGAGCTGTGCATCCTGCGCACACAACTGCAGCTGCGCGATGGTTCACTGCGGCAGATGGAGCTGCGCTCCAACGCCATCGGCTTCGACGGCCACAACGCACGCCTGCTGATTGCCATCGACCGTACCGCCGAAGACCTGGCCCAGCTGCGTCGTGACCAGGCGCTGGCGCGCGTGGAAGAAGCCCATGAGTTGGCCCGCATCGGCGCATGGGAACTGGATCCGTCGACCGGCCTGGGGCGTTATTCCAACCAGGTCTACCGCCTGCTCGGTCGTCGCCCGCCCGAGGCCCGTCGCTGGCACCGGTTCGACGAGCTGCTGGTGCCGGCCGACCCGGCTACCGCCGCGCAGACCGAACAGCTGCTGGGCGAGCTGTGTTCGGGCGAGGCCGTGCAGGTGGACGTGCTGCTGCCCTTGCTGTCGATGGACGGGCGCGCACTGATGGTGCATCTGCGCGCCGCCAGCGGATTCGACGAGGCCGGGCGCAGCCGCGTGCTGGGCACCCTGCAGGATGTGACCGAGCGCGAACAGTCGCGGCGCCTGCTGCGTGAGCGCGAAGAGCAGTTCCGCGAGCTGGTGCGGGTGCTGCCCGACGGCGTGGTGATCCTCTCCGAAGAGCATGTGCTGTACGCCAATGCCTGGGCCGCCAGCCTGTTCGGTTATGGCAGCCACACCCTGCTGGGCGAACCGCTGTCCGCACTGGTGGCCGCCGGCGATCTGGCCCGGGTGCGCAGCCAGCTGCGCGCCGGCCAGCTGCATCTGGGTCCGGGCCACAGCAGCGTGGTGGCCATGCAACGCGCCGACGGGCGCAGCTTCCACGCCGGGCTGGCCGTGGGTGAAGTACGTTACGGCGGTCGCGACTGCAAGCTGCTGATCGTGCGCGACCTGAGCGATTCGGAGCGCACGCGCAGCGCACTGGAAACCAGCAACCGCGAGCTGCAGGCCATGGCCGGCCGCCTGTTCTCGTTGCAGGAGGACGAGCGCCGCGCGATCTCGCGTGACCTGCACGACGATATCGGCCAGGCGATCACCGCCATCAAGCTGTCTGCGCATGCCGCGCAGGATGAAGAGGATCCGCGCCGCCGCGCCGATGACCTGGCGCAGATCGTCAGCCTGGCCGACACTACGGTGGCCAAGCTGCGCGACATCTCGACCCTGTTGCGTCCACCGCAGCTGGATGCGCTGGGGCTGGAGGCCGCATTGAGCTGGCAGGCCCGCGTGCTGTTCCGCTCTTCGCCGGTGGAGCTGCTGGCCGAAATCGAGTCACTGCCGCATCGGCCGGACACCAGCATTGAACAGGCCTGCTTCCGCATCGCCCAGGAAAGCCTGACCAACGCGCTGCGCCACGCGCGCGCCAGCCAGGTGCAGCTGCAGCTGCGCGACGTTGGCCAGCGCGGGCTGCACCTGCAGATCCGCGACGACGGCGAAGGCTTCGATCCGGACGGTCCACGCGGGCTGGGCCTGATCGTGATGCGCGAGCGCGCGCAGAGCGTCGGAGGCCACGTGCGGATCGAATCGGCGCATGGCGAAGGCACCCTGGTCGATGTCCATCTCCCCTACCAGGCGGCCGGCATGGCCGCTGTCGAGTCACCGGAA
Proteins encoded in this region:
- a CDS encoding bifunctional diguanylate cyclase/phosphodiesterase; translated protein: MDQGIIASLLQHPLASALVIVDRTGRPLAANPAAREHGLPATVAAYAPMLEDLRLMAADGGIVACTLPGGPRGHFDGHLRAVHDGAGNLLAFTLSIPEPVPVDGGGRWELALDSAGHSLWDWDIPSDRVARTPALGDETATAMLSRVHGDDIVQVRAALDEHLRGLSEQYSAQFRFRQADGQWRWVLDRGRVVARTADGQPLRMVGTHTDIEQQKQLEALLQEQQLHLSEAQRIASMGSWSFDPNTGHFWWSPELRSLLALGQGAVPGQRRWLKHLHPRSRGALRAAWRRLWRDGRAANLELELTRGNEPSQHLRLWMQPLLDMDGQPKRLLGQVQNITEQHQTDALIRWRTELLNRVSALGRIGGCEIEVQTRHMQWTEECYRIHGLRKEPITLDQALALYTEDSRNAFEAALARIADGGLPEQLDLCFYRQSGLRVWVQVLIELDRRDGLPARFVVLFRDITREREANERIELLAHYDLLTGLPNRVLLGEQTAEAIEEARDRGTSLAMLFIDLDGFKTINDSFGHATGDALLKAAATRLHQNLRNNDLFGRFSGDEFIVVLRDLAEPEDAGHVARKLIASLAEPLRRGETTLKVGASVGIAMLGDAQTDFDSLLRAADAAMYAAKEAGRNTYQYYSQDALARIQRRLEIEHALHGAIEREEFSLAYQPLLHAHQGEPPAIEALLRWHRPGIGYCSPAEFIPIAEKCGEIVRIGDWVLGEACRQAAAWDRAGLRFDRIAVNVSAVQLRDRGFAERVIEICHAHGWPPQRLELELTESALIRDTDILRHCFDVLERHGVPLAVDDFGTGFSNLNYLNRFPVGRLKIDRSFVQGMLHDSGTAEVTQAIVHLGHALGMKVVAEGVETHQEEDMLRRQGCDEIQGYLYSRPLSPRDLAQWLRQQHPMPMRTDASGEVVLVR
- a CDS encoding PAS domain S-box protein is translated as MPAEPTGNAPAPDPRMAQALSRDRRRVVLSYLVMALAWMISTDSAVQAFIPDPQQAALWQGLKGSFFALASAGLLYLLLRPLAEHVLHTHARQQASELRLRQMFEGNPGPILVYDLDTLAILDANPAACSAFGWEREELLEQTIDALWPPGQDQALQTKLEAIREAPEELCILRTQLQLRDGSLRQMELRSNAIGFDGHNARLLIAIDRTAEDLAQLRRDQALARVEEAHELARIGAWELDPSTGLGRYSNQVYRLLGRRPPEARRWHRFDELLVPADPATAAQTEQLLGELCSGEAVQVDVLLPLLSMDGRALMVHLRAASGFDEAGRSRVLGTLQDVTEREQSRRLLREREEQFRELVRVLPDGVVILSEEHVLYANAWAASLFGYGSHTLLGEPLSALVAAGDLARVRSQLRAGQLHLGPGHSSVVAMQRADGRSFHAGLAVGEVRYGGRDCKLLIVRDLSDSERTRSALETSNRELQAMAGRLFSLQEDERRAISRDLHDDIGQAITAIKLSAHAAQDEEDPRRRADDLAQIVSLADTTVAKLRDISTLLRPPQLDALGLEAALSWQARVLFRSSPVELLAEIESLPHRPDTSIEQACFRIAQESLTNALRHARASQVQLQLRDVGQRGLHLQIRDDGEGFDPDGPRGLGLIVMRERAQSVGGHVRIESAHGEGTLVDVHLPYQAAGMAAVESPEY